The following proteins come from a genomic window of Lachnoclostridium phytofermentans ISDg:
- a CDS encoding alpha/beta hydrolase, with product MKKVLLGLVCSLFILSMVSCKGKSNQTDQTISDGELTVTPTITEANITEIPNETPTPGLIDSVEFSENGLEDLSAKLTHDLLTENFEEVYSYLEDTVKEQLSLPDLEKAFHSTVERIGELVDAISIKATTTGEYISVDSLVEYTENGLKISYVYNKDCKLVKLWFSYQPIEEEYDREKMEEIDITIGITSGVTVGEGEFPLDGILTMPKGIKNPPVVVLVQGSGQSDMDETIGGTSNKPFRDIARGLASEGIASIRYNKRFYQYMDQASDTMTIYDEVLEDVTYAIQYAKSLTNVNTEKIFVLGHSLGGMLCPKIAEDNSDIAGFISLAGSPRKLEDLLLDQSIEAVENGTVSESEKTLYLDTMKAQYEQIKSLTEENLDEPLLGANGYYWKSLNDIDTPKIVANLTLPMLFMQGEADFQVYPEVDFKMWKDLLQEKDNATFQLYEGLNHLFMPTTGVRDISDYSVKNKVDDKVILAIAAWVKEH from the coding sequence ATGAAGAAGGTATTATTGGGTTTGGTCTGCAGTCTATTTATCCTAAGTATGGTCTCGTGTAAAGGAAAGAGTAATCAAACTGACCAGACAATAAGTGATGGGGAACTGACAGTGACACCAACGATAACAGAAGCAAACATTACGGAAATACCTAACGAAACACCGACACCGGGTCTTATCGACTCTGTAGAATTTAGTGAGAATGGTTTGGAGGATCTTTCAGCAAAGTTAACGCACGATTTATTAACAGAGAATTTTGAAGAAGTCTATTCCTATCTTGAGGATACAGTCAAAGAGCAATTATCATTGCCAGACTTAGAGAAAGCCTTTCATAGCACTGTTGAGCGAATTGGTGAGTTAGTTGATGCTATCTCTATAAAGGCTACAACAACGGGTGAGTATATCTCAGTAGATAGTTTAGTAGAATATACAGAGAATGGTTTAAAGATATCTTATGTCTATAATAAAGACTGTAAGTTAGTAAAACTATGGTTCTCTTACCAACCAATTGAGGAAGAATACGATCGTGAAAAGATGGAGGAAATCGACATCACTATAGGTATCACGAGCGGTGTCACTGTTGGTGAGGGAGAATTTCCGCTTGATGGTATTTTAACGATGCCAAAAGGTATAAAAAATCCACCTGTCGTAGTCTTAGTACAGGGGTCAGGACAGAGTGATATGGATGAAACCATTGGCGGAACAAGCAATAAGCCATTTCGTGATATCGCAAGAGGATTAGCAAGTGAGGGGATTGCCTCTATCCGTTACAATAAAAGATTCTATCAATATATGGATCAAGCCTCCGATACAATGACAATTTATGATGAGGTATTAGAGGATGTTACTTACGCCATTCAATATGCTAAGAGTCTAACAAATGTAAATACGGAAAAGATATTTGTACTTGGGCATAGTTTAGGAGGTATGTTATGTCCAAAGATAGCGGAAGATAATTCGGATATCGCAGGATTTATCTCCTTAGCAGGAAGTCCAAGAAAATTAGAAGATCTATTACTTGATCAATCGATTGAGGCGGTAGAGAATGGTACGGTGAGTGAGTCGGAGAAAACACTCTATCTAGATACTATGAAGGCTCAATATGAGCAGATTAAAAGCCTTACAGAGGAAAACCTAGATGAGCCACTTCTTGGGGCAAACGGATACTACTGGAAGAGTTTGAATGATATAGATACTCCTAAAATCGTAGCAAATCTAACCCTGCCAATGTTATTTATGCAGGGAGAAGCAGATTTTCAAGTGTATCCTGAAGTAGATTTTAAGATGTGGAAGGATCTACTACAAGAGAAAGACAATGCAACATTTCAATTGTATGAAGGCTTAAATCATTTATTTATGCCAACAACAGGAGTACGTGATATAAGCGACTACAGCGTAAAGAACAAGGTAGATGATAAAGTGATTCTAGCAATTGCAGCGTGGGTTAAGGAACATTAG
- the hflC gene encoding protease modulator HflC, which yields MGDVEHIKQRRAPRFVLGFIIIIAVLGLFVLGTSIVVTEQDEYTLVRQFGKVERIITKPGLSFKIPFIEDTAKLPNKTLLYDLAPSDVITKDKKTMVADSYVLWEIENPLLFVKSLNAQIANAESRINTTVYNSIKNVISRMAQTEVISGRHGALSSAIMENMGDVMDQYGIKIISVETKHLDLPSDNKTAVYERMISERNNIAASYTAEGESAAKKIRNQTDNEIVIKISAAKAEAEKTRAAGEAEYMRILAAAYSDESRSDFYSFVRSLDAAKVSLSGSNKTLILNSDSPLAKIFNSID from the coding sequence ATGGGAGATGTTGAACATATCAAACAAAGAAGAGCACCAAGATTTGTGCTTGGATTCATTATAATAATTGCTGTCCTTGGACTTTTTGTTTTGGGAACATCAATTGTTGTTACAGAGCAGGATGAATATACACTCGTTCGCCAGTTTGGAAAAGTAGAGCGTATTATTACGAAGCCAGGACTTAGTTTTAAGATTCCATTTATTGAAGATACCGCAAAGCTGCCAAACAAAACATTATTGTATGATTTAGCTCCTTCTGATGTTATTACGAAAGATAAAAAAACGATGGTAGCAGACAGTTATGTTCTCTGGGAGATTGAAAATCCACTCTTATTTGTAAAGAGCTTAAACGCACAAATAGCAAATGCAGAGAGCCGTATTAATACAACAGTCTACAACTCTATTAAAAATGTGATCAGTAGAATGGCACAGACCGAAGTTATCTCCGGGCGTCATGGAGCGTTAAGTTCAGCAATCATGGAGAATATGGGCGACGTTATGGATCAGTATGGAATTAAAATTATTAGTGTTGAAACAAAACACTTAGATTTACCAAGTGATAACAAAACAGCAGTCTATGAGAGAATGATTTCTGAGCGTAATAACATTGCCGCTTCTTATACTGCGGAAGGTGAGTCTGCAGCTAAGAAAATCCGTAATCAGACTGACAATGAGATAGTAATAAAAATTTCCGCGGCTAAAGCAGAAGCTGAAAAAACAAGAGCAGCAGGGGAAGCAGAGTATATGAGAATTCTTGCAGCTGCATATTCCGATGAATCAAGAAGTGATTTTTATTCCTTCGTTCGTTCTCTTGATGCTGCAAAGGTTTCCTTAAGTGGTAGCAATAAAACATTAATATTAAATTCTGATTCACCTTTAGCTAAAATATTTAATTCTATTGATTAA
- the hflK gene encoding FtsH protease activity modulator HflK — protein MDEKQINAMKKGSKVAVIAIVIIVIAILGGMSAYSINEQEQAVVTTFGIPKQVDQPGLHFKIPFIQKVKMVDTTIKGFTIGYDLNTGESIDEEALMITVDYNFVLVDFFVEYKVTDPVKYLYASNDPASILKNLAQSCIRSQVGSYDVDSVITTGKNEIQSVIRDMITEKLIENDLGISLVNLTIQDAEPPTSEVMEAFKAVETAKQGKETAINNANKYRNEELPAAEAQIDQITKEAESAKQARINEAEGQVARFNAIYQEYKKYPLITKQRMFYEAMEDILPDLKVIIDNSKDGVQKLLPIEPLIGGGQ, from the coding sequence ATGGATGAGAAACAAATAAATGCAATGAAGAAAGGTTCCAAAGTTGCAGTGATTGCTATCGTTATTATTGTAATTGCAATCCTAGGTGGGATGTCAGCATATTCAATCAATGAGCAGGAACAGGCTGTTGTTACCACTTTTGGAATTCCGAAGCAGGTTGACCAACCTGGTTTACATTTTAAGATACCATTTATACAAAAAGTGAAGATGGTGGATACCACAATTAAGGGTTTTACGATTGGTTATGATCTTAATACTGGGGAATCAATTGATGAAGAAGCCCTAATGATTACGGTAGATTATAATTTTGTACTTGTGGATTTCTTTGTAGAATATAAAGTAACGGATCCAGTGAAATATTTATATGCTTCGAATGATCCAGCGAGTATTTTAAAGAATTTGGCTCAGAGTTGTATACGTTCCCAGGTAGGAAGTTATGATGTGGATAGTGTAATAACTACTGGTAAAAATGAAATTCAATCAGTAATCCGAGACATGATAACTGAAAAATTAATCGAGAATGATTTAGGTATCTCTTTAGTGAATCTCACAATTCAGGATGCAGAGCCACCTACTTCAGAGGTTATGGAAGCCTTTAAGGCAGTAGAAACAGCAAAACAAGGGAAAGAAACAGCAATCAATAATGCAAATAAGTATCGTAATGAAGAGTTACCTGCTGCAGAAGCACAGATTGACCAGATTACAAAAGAGGCAGAGTCAGCAAAACAAGCCCGTATCAATGAGGCAGAAGGTCAGGTTGCTAGATTTAATGCAATTTATCAAGAATATAAAAAATATCCATTAATAACGAAACAAAGAATGTTTTATGAAGCTATGGAGGACATTTTACCTGATTTAAAAGTCATAATTGATAATTCCAAAGATGGAGTACAAAAATTGTTACCGATAGAGCCATTGATAGGAGGAGGACAGTAG
- a CDS encoding PEGA domain-containing protein, with amino-acid sequence MKHKKKQDWSKLVIIGGIVVALLAIFSVVLFTVFGQKEKKVKGKEPEPTPIVKDSSTAYDDAVMAVYLETDTLRNKLKVLEIDSGETLWLDYHGGTSITDKYGQNLAVSQLLSGQIVDLFFKQGTKELGGLKISDKIWEAIGVTDVSVNPEARMVSFHGTNYTYPEHVTVLYHGEPADISDVLSMDYVTLRGVEENIYVVLINQGHGYLELSGEEDFIGGTISVGTTAIEKITNDLRLTIKEGTYPVTVRNKNMEGTKEATIVRGQMLKCNIEEFGMAAIMRGRVRFSIKPESANLYIDGVKTNYIEPVELTYGEHKVEVSLGGYVTYKGTLNIDRTDQSANITLPENGGFNGNNNGNNSGNNNGNNNGNNSGNNNWNNNTDNNNGYETGFDDNWSNNSGGSEIEDSTSDGDADSDSSGWNNGNGSGGSNQGSSNNGGNNNGSGNNSNSGSNNGGNSSNGNHSSNKNNTITINWITGADVYFDGAFMGTIKNGKLVVEKQIGTIDVDLIVEGEEAKSYQIDIDDDGADAYFSFPK; translated from the coding sequence ATGAAGCATAAGAAAAAACAAGACTGGTCTAAACTCGTTATTATCGGTGGAATTGTTGTTGCATTGTTGGCAATTTTCTCCGTTGTGTTATTTACGGTATTTGGACAGAAAGAAAAGAAAGTAAAGGGGAAAGAACCAGAACCGACTCCTATAGTAAAAGATAGTAGTACTGCGTATGACGATGCTGTAATGGCAGTTTATCTCGAAACTGATACATTGAGGAATAAGCTTAAGGTATTAGAAATCGATAGTGGGGAAACCTTATGGCTAGATTATCATGGAGGGACAAGTATAACTGATAAATACGGCCAAAATCTAGCGGTATCACAGTTATTATCCGGGCAGATAGTAGATCTTTTCTTTAAACAAGGAACGAAGGAATTAGGTGGTTTAAAGATATCTGATAAAATATGGGAAGCGATAGGGGTAACTGATGTATCGGTGAATCCTGAAGCGAGAATGGTATCCTTTCACGGAACAAACTATACATATCCAGAGCATGTTACGGTGCTTTATCATGGAGAGCCAGCAGATATCTCAGATGTACTTAGTATGGACTATGTGACATTACGAGGAGTGGAAGAGAATATCTATGTAGTTTTAATTAATCAGGGACATGGATATCTTGAGTTATCTGGGGAAGAAGATTTTATTGGAGGTACGATTTCTGTAGGAACAACAGCGATAGAGAAAATTACGAATGACCTTAGGCTTACGATAAAAGAAGGAACCTATCCAGTGACAGTAAGAAATAAAAATATGGAAGGGACGAAAGAGGCAACCATAGTAAGAGGACAGATGCTAAAGTGTAATATCGAGGAATTTGGTATGGCAGCCATCATGCGTGGTCGGGTTCGATTTTCTATTAAACCAGAGTCTGCCAATCTCTATATTGATGGGGTGAAAACAAATTATATAGAGCCAGTGGAATTAACATATGGAGAGCATAAAGTCGAAGTATCATTAGGTGGTTACGTTACTTATAAAGGAACGTTAAATATCGATCGTACAGATCAAAGTGCTAATATTACGCTTCCAGAAAACGGCGGATTCAATGGAAACAATAACGGTAATAATAGCGGAAATAACAATGGAAACAACAACGGAAATAATAGTGGAAATAATAACTGGAATAATAACACAGATAATAACAATGGTTATGAGACTGGATTTGATGATAACTGGTCAAATAATTCAGGAGGATCAGAGATAGAGGATAGCACCTCAGATGGTGACGCTGATTCGGATTCCTCTGGATGGAACAATGGAAACGGCTCGGGTGGAAGTAATCAAGGTTCCAGTAACAACGGTGGAAATAACAATGGTTCTGGTAACAATTCCAACAGTGGATCCAATAACGGAGGAAATTCCTCCAATGGTAATCATAGTTCCAATAAGAATAATACGATTACAATTAATTGGATTACTGGAGCAGATGTTTATTTTGACGGAGCATTTATGGGCACCATTAAGAATGGAAAATTAGTGGTTGAAAAACAAATAGGAACTATAGATGTTGATTTGATTGTTGAAGGAGAGGAAGCAAAGAGTTATCAAATTGATATTGACGATGACGGTGCAGACGCTTACTTCTCGTTCCCTAAATAA
- a CDS encoding protein kinase family protein has product MEDRSQEVLGKYDLRIYNTYRTRGAYVLETDQGLKLLCGYEGGEGRLEFEDTIKQQIAANGYENTDGYVRNCAGSILSVNSIGEKFVIKNWYDGEECNLKKEDKICLATSNLARLHNCMVGIEVSSEQKQCYQQGNLFTILEKRTRELKRVKSYIRERKQKNEFEVCYLSECEQFYQDALYAMEYMKQIPYCTLMCNSLDRGMICHGNYTYHNVFILNLNKAANQLCSAAEVHESDMVATSNFEKAVLGLQITDLYQFIRKVMEKNDWNISMGQNILKEYQKQRTLSKAEKHLLYVLLLYPEKFWKITNYYYNNKKSWIPQKNVQKLITLTDQIDSKKEFLDQLLKA; this is encoded by the coding sequence GTGGAGGATAGAAGCCAAGAGGTACTAGGAAAATATGATTTAAGAATCTACAATACCTACCGTACCAGAGGAGCATATGTATTGGAAACTGATCAGGGACTGAAGCTGCTTTGCGGATATGAGGGCGGGGAAGGACGTCTCGAATTCGAGGATACAATCAAGCAGCAAATTGCGGCGAATGGATACGAAAATACGGATGGCTATGTTAGAAACTGTGCTGGTTCGATTCTTTCCGTAAATTCAATTGGTGAAAAGTTTGTAATTAAGAACTGGTATGACGGGGAAGAATGTAACCTTAAAAAAGAGGATAAGATATGTCTTGCAACCTCAAATTTAGCTCGGCTTCATAATTGTATGGTCGGAATTGAAGTTAGTTCAGAGCAGAAGCAATGTTATCAGCAAGGAAACCTTTTTACAATCTTAGAAAAAAGGACAAGAGAACTAAAACGGGTAAAAAGCTATATAAGGGAAAGAAAGCAGAAAAATGAGTTTGAGGTATGCTATTTAAGTGAGTGTGAGCAGTTTTATCAAGATGCCTTGTATGCGATGGAGTATATGAAACAAATTCCTTATTGTACTCTTATGTGTAATTCATTAGACCGGGGTATGATTTGCCATGGGAACTATACTTATCATAATGTTTTTATCTTAAATTTGAATAAAGCCGCCAATCAGTTGTGCTCTGCTGCTGAGGTTCATGAAAGTGATATGGTAGCAACTTCGAATTTTGAAAAGGCAGTCCTTGGATTACAGATTACGGATCTTTATCAATTTATCCGGAAGGTAATGGAAAAAAACGATTGGAACATCAGCATGGGACAAAACATTTTAAAAGAGTATCAAAAACAAAGAACTCTTTCAAAAGCTGAGAAACATTTACTTTATGTATTACTACTCTACCCAGAGAAGTTTTGGAAGATCACTAATTATTATTACAATAATAAAAAATCGTGGATACCACAGAAAAATGTTCAAAAACTTATTACCTTAACCGATCAAATTGATTCTAAAAAAGAGTTTTTAGATCAGTTATTAAAGGCATAG
- a CDS encoding CCA tRNA nucleotidyltransferase encodes MIITLPDKVNYIIEELMSHGFEGYAVGGCVRDSLLGRIPGDWDITTSANPCEVKQIFSRTIDTGIKHGTVTVMLGKEGFEVTTYRLDGEYEDNRHPKQVEYTKNLIEDLKRRDFTINAMAYNAKDGLVDEFEGLKDLQDKKIRCVGSADQRFDEDALRILRAVRFSAQLNFTIEDETLAAIRLKALNLKNISAERIREELNKLLLSSHPKKIMIAYETGLTEVILPEFDQMLATKLQGPYQQSSVGEHTLEALRYFTKNLSKDVEDKKQQLIYCWAILLHDVAKPVIKDNNPQVLNQEHQTKGANIAKSILRRLKFDNETIESVTKLVYYHNFTFGHSKEDIRRATNQIGEKYMPMLFVLQECNMQTKDSQVIEEMEKDLKRAKELYQDMIEHGECVSLKSLAVNGKDLMDQGFESGKNIGVLLDMLLEKVIIDPSLNTKDQLLKIATSQFQNKTDGNS; translated from the coding sequence ATGATAATTACTCTTCCAGATAAGGTAAATTATATCATAGAAGAACTGATGTCTCATGGTTTTGAAGGCTATGCGGTAGGAGGCTGTGTTCGCGACTCTTTACTAGGCAGAATACCAGGAGATTGGGATATTACAACCTCTGCAAATCCCTGTGAGGTGAAGCAGATATTTTCGAGAACGATAGACACCGGAATTAAACATGGAACAGTTACTGTTATGCTTGGGAAAGAAGGTTTTGAAGTTACAACCTATCGTCTAGATGGTGAATATGAGGATAATCGTCATCCAAAGCAAGTAGAATATACAAAAAATTTAATTGAAGACTTAAAACGAAGAGACTTTACCATAAATGCCATGGCTTACAATGCCAAAGATGGACTTGTTGATGAATTTGAGGGACTCAAAGACCTACAGGATAAGAAGATACGTTGCGTTGGAAGTGCAGATCAGCGATTTGATGAGGATGCACTTCGTATTCTTCGTGCTGTTCGTTTTTCAGCCCAGCTTAATTTTACGATTGAGGATGAAACACTTGCTGCAATCCGTTTAAAAGCTTTGAATTTAAAAAATATTAGTGCGGAGCGTATTCGAGAGGAACTCAATAAATTATTATTATCAAGCCATCCAAAAAAAATAATGATTGCCTATGAAACAGGATTAACAGAGGTTATTTTACCTGAATTTGACCAGATGCTTGCTACAAAGCTACAAGGTCCATACCAACAATCAAGTGTTGGGGAGCATACATTGGAGGCTTTGCGCTATTTTACCAAGAACCTTTCAAAAGATGTTGAAGATAAGAAACAACAATTGATTTATTGTTGGGCGATTCTTTTACATGATGTAGCAAAACCAGTAATAAAAGATAATAATCCACAAGTACTTAATCAGGAGCATCAGACTAAGGGTGCAAATATTGCGAAATCCATTTTACGTAGGTTAAAGTTTGATAATGAAACGATTGAGAGTGTTACAAAACTAGTCTACTATCATAATTTTACATTTGGACATTCGAAAGAAGATATTCGAAGAGCAACCAATCAAATAGGGGAGAAATACATGCCAATGCTTTTTGTGCTTCAGGAATGTAATATGCAAACAAAAGATTCTCAAGTGATAGAAGAGATGGAGAAGGATCTAAAACGAGCGAAAGAGCTATATCAAGACATGATAGAACATGGTGAATGTGTATCTCTAAAGAGTTTAGCGGTAAATGGAAAGGACTTAATGGATCAAGGATTTGAGTCCGGGAAAAATATTGGTGTATTACTTGACATGCTATTAGAAAAGGTAATTATTGATCCATCTTTAAATACGAAAGACCAGTTATTAAAGATAGCTACAAGCCAGTTTCAAAATAAAACTGACGGGAATAGCTAG
- a CDS encoding SGNH/GDSL hydrolase family protein translates to MDTYREQLKKRNRKKRNTRGKRVIYAISVTGMLSLSIYLCLSQGGSSGFGARAANSHRAETNIELGKYNVGLGNDLYKPSETASQINETGENKNPIDMSTGGDKKDKSDGADLEDTKGDIEEKKEDLANNQTDTNTEESNSNNTDDSSKENVKNDKATEDENSKKDTSEDEKSEDKNSEFENDFFNNTIFIGDSRTEGLGQFGGVKNAKFYTYRGLQVNTAMKKDYITLDNKQKGNVLDAARQTSFSKAYVMFGLNELGWDSLKIFIEDYRDIIKGLRIIEPNCEIIIQANYPVTKKLNDGDKVFNNTNIKKYNDLIKEMADEEGVEYIDLYSFFANKDGNLPDEATSDGIHLNPSYFKDWKHCLIDFGSGNTEM, encoded by the coding sequence ATGGATACTTACAGAGAACAGTTGAAAAAACGTAATCGGAAAAAGAGAAATACTCGTGGAAAAAGAGTAATTTATGCAATAAGTGTGACAGGGATGTTGTCACTTTCCATATATTTATGCTTATCACAAGGGGGGAGCAGTGGGTTTGGAGCAAGGGCTGCAAATTCCCATAGAGCAGAGACTAATATTGAGCTGGGTAAATATAATGTGGGACTGGGAAATGATTTGTACAAACCTAGTGAGACTGCTTCCCAAATAAATGAAACAGGTGAGAATAAGAATCCAATTGATATGAGCACTGGGGGGGACAAAAAGGATAAATCCGATGGAGCTGATTTGGAAGATACCAAGGGGGATATCGAAGAAAAGAAAGAGGATTTAGCAAATAACCAAACTGACACAAATACAGAGGAATCAAATAGTAACAATACGGATGATTCCTCAAAAGAAAATGTAAAAAATGATAAGGCCACAGAGGATGAGAACTCGAAAAAAGATACTTCGGAAGATGAAAAATCAGAAGATAAGAATAGTGAATTTGAGAATGATTTTTTTAACAATACCATTTTTATCGGTGATTCCAGAACCGAAGGTCTTGGACAGTTTGGCGGTGTAAAAAATGCAAAGTTTTATACGTATCGCGGATTGCAAGTAAATACAGCAATGAAAAAGGACTATATTACTCTTGATAATAAACAAAAAGGGAATGTATTAGATGCAGCAAGACAAACTTCATTTTCTAAAGCATATGTAATGTTTGGACTAAATGAACTTGGTTGGGATAGTCTTAAAATCTTTATAGAAGATTATCGTGACATAATTAAAGGATTGAGAATAATAGAACCAAACTGTGAAATTATCATACAAGCAAATTACCCTGTGACAAAAAAATTGAATGATGGTGATAAAGTATTTAATAACACAAATATAAAAAAGTATAACGATTTGATTAAAGAGATGGCTGATGAGGAAGGGGTAGAGTATATTGATTTATATTCATTTTTTGCGAACAAAGACGGCAATCTACCCGATGAAGCGACTTCTGATGGTATCCATCTAAATCCAAGCTACTTTAAGGATTGGAAACATTGTCTAATCGATTTTGGAAGTGGTAATACTGAAATGTAA